Genomic window (Rosa chinensis cultivar Old Blush chromosome 6, RchiOBHm-V2, whole genome shotgun sequence):
AAAAAAATTATAGCGATTATATACTAAGGTTTTAGGCATTTGGGCCTTGAATTCAATATGATAGTATATCATTttagaataaagttataactggagatttagaacttaGAACAAACCGgataatgaatatatatatttattatgtgtatatatatataaataaataaaaattctcttatatttcaaacataccggtcggttcgggttctgtggtttaagtacaagagaaaccaaaccaacccagctcataaatggtttggttcggtagtgaaccaattttcaatttttaaagttaaaaaaccttaaccaaaccatatttatcggTCGGTTTTGGCCGGTTTGGGCTGTTTGTACcttgttttgcacacccctacaTAAAATCTAGGGCTGGCAATTTGGGCAGAAGCAACCGAACTAACCGACATCCGAGCCGGCCCGAACCGATTTGGGCCGAAGATTCGGCTTACCGACTTTTCGGCTCGGCTGAGCCGTACCGGAAGTCATCTTTGGCTCGGCTACGGTATGCAAATCCTCATACCGTCGGTATACCGTACCGACCGTATATACGTATACAACCGAATAGCATACAAAATGTGTAAAACTTCGCAAGAGATAGGAATCGAACCCCTAACCTCCTGCACAAGATCAACACCTCTTAGCCATTCGAGCACACGCTGCTCTTACTATAATATGCACAAACTTTTTATTTATTCCCTCATACACCacataattaaaacaaaacaagttcAGCTGCATCTGCCCTCATTcatcgtttttttttctttcactttattttctcatcttctttcctcctcctcttcttatTTCCAGTTCCATCACCGTCTTCTTCTTTATCAgttccatcatcatcttcttctttttgtttgattGCCACACAACTCGCAACCTGCAAAGTTCCACATcccccatcatcttcttctttttagtaTATAAATCACAGCCACAAGCTCTCAATTCAATTCAACCCCAAAACCCCCAATTTCACTATTCAATTTCTTCTGCAAATCGATCAATAACCCTAATTTTCAATCCAACCCCCAAAACCCAACTCGATTCCCTTCTGACCGGATTTGCAATATCCCTCCCAATCAGACCCAGAACGATGACGATGGAGATTGAGGTAATCTGGAGGAAGAGATTAAGGTAAATTGGAGGAAGAGCTCCGTGTTTCTAATTTCAATTAGGGCTTGCAGATGGAGGAAAGTGTGATCAAGACTGTGATCGGTGTTATCTTGGTGGCGGAGGCCTAATGTCAAGATCCGGCAAATTCTCCGAATTTGAGCCGAAATTCAAACCGAAATTCGGTATACCGATATGTCGGTAACCGACGACGGCGGCTCGGTTTCGGTTGCAGATTTGGGAAACCGACCAACTTCGGTCGATACCCGGTTGACGGAATTTGTCGTCGGTTTTCTACCGAATCCACCCCTAATAGAATCACTAACAAAGAATAATTACTAAATTTTGCCGAATTTATCAAATTTTTAGTCCATAATTTGAATAATACCTTTGGTTATTTTGTAACTTTCCACCAATTTTTTTCCTGTTATCTTACTCATAATGTTTAACTTCGGGTTTGAACCGAAATTCGGTCTAAACTCTCCGAAatcagtttcaaaaaaaaaaaaaaaagatcaacagAAAATTGCTGTTCGGGTTCGGTTTAAGGCCCAAGCCGAGCCAACCCGAACAGTGCCCAGCCTCAAATTTCCACCGCCTTTTACAGTTTTCTACAAGGCAATACTGGGGTCCACCGCAGAACAAGGCTCCTACTCCATCTCAAACTCAGTCCCTCCTTCACAGCCAGCGAAGCTCGGAGACCACCGCAACAAGGTAAAACCACTAACCACCGTCACTGACTTCCCCAAAGTTCAATACTTTCTGTTCGATCTAACTTCCTTGCTTCTGATTCGAATTTTCATTACTTTGGGAACCTCACTGCAATTGCTATCTCACAATCGATTCTAGATCCGTCGATTAGGTCTTGGTTTCCTGAATTGAGTTGGCTTGATTTTTCCTGAATTGAGTTGGGTTGATTGGGAAGCAGCTAGATTAGCACATTGGCATTAGAATGCATTTACTGTTTTATATGATTTAAGGTTGACCTTCCATGAAAGTGGGTTGAATGCATGATACATGTCATTGCTGACTCTCTTCCTCACTTTCCTTATGCAGGACTAACTTGTGGTTTTTATTCCGAGGCATCGGCTATATAAACTGTCAGCAACCCCTAGGAGTCGTTTCTTGAAGCCAAGAACATGATGCCCTGTATATTCTGCTAGTATCTTGTTTGTCTTCACTTGGTTTCTTGCAATCAGTGAACATTTGGTGTAACCTGGTATTCCCGTTGTAAGCGGATATTTTTTAGTGCAGTGATTGAGTTTGAGTGATATGGATGTTCAAAGGCCTTCAAATAATGCCATGAGTGCCCGTCCATTAACTCCACTGAGAGCAATTAGGGGTGTGGTTTGCTTAATTGTGCTTGTTTTGACTGCCTTCATGATGTTAGTGTATTTTGGCTTCATGGGCGCTGTTATAGTTAGGATTTTTAGCATACCTTACAGTAGAAGAGTAACAGCTGTCTTCTATGGTGCTTGGATAGCTTTATGGCCTGTTCTTTTTGAAAAGATAAACGGGACTAAAGTTATCTTTTCTGGGGAAACTGTTCCCACAGGGGAACGCATTTTGCTTATTTCAAATCATCGAACTGAGGTGGACTGGATGTATTTGTGGGACTTGGCATTGCGCAAAGGACAGCAGGGATACATAAAGTATATCCTTAAAAGTAGTTTAATGAAACTTCCTGTATTTGGTTGGACGTTTCACATAATGGAGTACATTTCCGTGGAGAGAAAGTGGGAGGTCGATGAACCAAATATGCGTCGAATGCTTTCAACTTTAAATGATCCTCAAGATTCTCTCTGGCTTGCTCTTTTCCCAGAAGGAACAGATTTCACGTAATTTCTCAATCTTGtttctgctttcctttttaATTGTAGACTTGGTATTAGGTTCCTGAGCATTTTGTCTTGAGTAATTTTAAGATACCAAAGGATGCAATCTAAGGGTGATTGATCATAGTTAAGTGTTCTTGCATGTATAATAGTTAAATACTGCTTCCTCTTATCTAAGGCATGTATTGAGATTTTTCTTCCCAACTATTTTATGCAGTGAGCAGAAGTGCATCCGTAATCAGAAGTATGCTGCTGAACATGGCTTACCTGTACTAAAGCATGTCttgcttccaaaaacaaaggGCTTCTATGCATGTTTAGAAGAATTAAGGGGATCTTTGGATGCAGGTTGCCTTCTTTACATATTATTTGGGGTTTACACTTTTATTTCACTGAATCCTGCCTGGTTTCTTCTGtacaatttaaaatttaaaacttCTTCTCTAGAATGGCGAATAATCCTGGAAATTGGTTCATCTCTGGCTAGATATACTTATAACTTAACTTACATACATGTCTTTTGGAATTTCTGAATTGTAGTTTCAATTGTTTCCTAATGAAAAATTTTCCAGTCTCTGTTTCTTGAATTTATATTTCCTTACTAATAGTTCAAAGAATGGACCTTTAACATTATGCTCATATGGCTTTCCCCTATTTCTAGAAATGGCCAGCTGGGCGATACTGTGAGTCCGTTGTTACTCAATTAGGGGCCTTCTTTCCTGTTATTTCCAAGAGTTCCCAGTATTTGAATATGTGGATTTTCTTCCACAAATCCATTGATGATGTGTTTTCGGTGTAGGGACTGTTTAATATGAAGGTGACACCTCAGAGTCTTATTGTTAACAGTTCAAGGCAATGACATTTTCTGTTGAATTTCCTTATTGTCATTCATCTTCCGATCCACTTAACTTAATTCTATCGGAATACTTCTGATCAAAATTATTAAACACTTGGGTTAATTTTCACAGTGAATTCATTGTTTATTGCTTATTGTATTTGTAATAGACACAACTAACTTGGGTTGGCTGTAATGTTTGAGTTACAAGATTTGCTGCTTTGTTGCTCTGTGTTTCCCCTTGATTACTGTATTTGTCTGATAGTAGTTTCCCGTTAAGAAATCCGGCAAACGTATAGTCCAGTAATGAAATAAATGCTCCAGTTTAAGATAAAAGGTTTATATGACAATATATGATTCAGATGGAAAACAAAGGTGCCTATAGTTCTTTGCATTGCAGGATGGATAGTACATTTAAGAGCTAAAATCATTTATCACCTTTAACTGTACACCTAAAATCAAGTGTGTCCCCAAACTTCTAATTTGATCACATATGCCCTTATACTCTCCAATATGATCAACCAATGCCATTAGTAAACTAAttcatcaatttcttcataAATTGGTGATGATGAGAGTCCACTTTAGGGTCAGTTTTTTGCTTTGGACATGTAAATGGTGTGTTTCTTGCATGATTGAAAGCTAAAATCTAGTTTGAGTGGGCAACACTATATGAAGAAATTGATGGATTAGTTAAGTATTGGCTATAAGCAATCACACTGGAGAGTACAAGGGCACAAGCTATCATATTAGAAGTTTAGGGGCACAAATGATTTTAGGTGTAAAGTTCAGGGtggtaaaatgattttagctCTACATTTAAAGGCTAACCTACAGCAAGACAATTATGCCTGCTAAATCAATTTTGTGTTTGTCATTAGTTGGGTTAATTAGCTAGCTATATCTACTAGAACATCTCAGAGGCGATTGTGCTagtttttcttgattttcttacACTGTACATTGGTTTCTCTGTGTACTGCAGTTTATGATGTGACTATCGGCTATAGGCCTAGTAGTCCGACTTTCTTCGACAATGCCGCTGGGGTGAACCCTACTGAAGTTCATATGCATGTCCGACGTATCCCACTTGATAATATTCCCTCATCTGAAGACGAGGTTACGACTTGGCTAATGAATACATTTCATTTCAAAGACCAGTTGCTCTCAGATTTTCATTCTCAAGGCCATTTTCCCCATGAAGGAACAGAAGGTGAACTCTCTACTCTGAAGTGCCTTATCAATTTTATGGCAGTAATTATCGCGACAGGAACGTGTACATACCTAACCCTTTTCTCGTCCATCTGGTTTAAGATATATGTATCTTCCGTTTGTGCATATCTCATATCTGCTACTTACTTCAATATTCGACCATTGCCCATTGTTAGCCTTTTGAAAGGCTTGTTTAATTGTAAATCATCTTAGATTATTATTATTGAAGGAGTGTCAACAGGTTCCATATATGAGTTTTGTACCGGTTGTAATTTTTAAGTGGGTAGCAATAGCATAAGTAGTTTCCTTCTCATGCAGAGTAGATGCATCCAAACTTTTAGATTGTATGATTCAAGAGTTTTCTCTGCCAGCAGGCTTGGTATGGTGTTTGTTATTATTTTACTGGACGGTTCTATTTGCATATCAAAATTTGTTGTATACTCATTCAAAAGCAACTTTTGGCCAGCAGGATTGTTTTTTTTATCCCTTTTGATGGGAAGCTACTGAACTATTGTATCATTTTTGGTCTGCCTCCATTGAGATATTGCATTACTTTTGAGAGGAGGCCACCGAAAATGGTGCAATAGTTCAGTAGCTTCCCCCAAATGTAGGATTTTGAAAATGCAATTGCAATTCAGCGAGTACCGACCAAATAGTGTGACATGATTTTTTCAGATTGTTGAAGTTTTCAGTTCCGAAGAGGGTTAAAACTAAGGTTGATGCTTATTTTGCTTTTTCCGTAACCACTATGCCAAAAGAATCTATCCTAGAGGCTAGAGGCTACTAAAGATAGATGGTGAAATAGATCAAGAAAGCTTTTCAGTAACCTTTAGAATCTCACTTAAGACACAACTTTGAGGTCGCAAGAGCTGGAGGGAAAACCCAGATAGCATGAATTGTTGACCAAAACTGTTGTATCACCTCTATAGTTATAGCCGGATTAGGCTTTAGATAATTCTGTAGAATGCTGAGCTACCGAATAACCAGATTTAAAGAATAAAGGTACTGTGATGCCAGACCATCCTGTCACGGCCAGCAGTGGGATTCAATGGAGTAGAGAGAGTGCTTGGTGATTCATGTGCACGGAAAGTAGCACTGATGAGAAAAGGAATGCAGAATCACTCACTAGAAGCAGTGATTAAACTTTGTACCTTTGAATGCACAGGTAATAGAGTACAATGAAAATAAACCTGAAGTTTAATGGGGTTGGGATCCATCAATCTCCCCAGATTTTGACCTAGAACCGTCTCCAAAAGTCCAAGTAAAAGAAGGATGTCTAATTAGTTTATCTTGTAGGGAAGGGTAGTTGGGAACTTGGGATTTCCTGCATCCAAAGGGTCCAGTCCCATTTCAATAGCATTGCTTGATTAGAGGTAGCAATGTCACCTTGTTGACATAACTCTTGTCCCTTTTATACAAATGTATTCCTTTAACCCCTCCACCATTTCCCCGGACACCAAAAGCTACAAATTTTGGTTGGAAAGGCTTTACAAATTTTTCCTTGACATTAATTACACACTTCTCATTATTTTATTGCATTAATTACGTATTTTTTCATAACTTTCTGTACAACTTCCCAAGTGTTTTCAAGCAGTAGTGAGGAAAATTCATGGAAATATTAATTTTCTACCCAATgggaaagataaaaaaaaaactttcttgTTCACGAACCAGAAGAGGCTAATTAAATTAAAGAAAAGATGGGTAACAGGTTCACTTTAGAGCTGAAGCACTGTCAGCAGTTATACAAAATGTGCCAAACATTTTGATAGGATATACACCATATATTACAAAAAACACCAGCTTCTAGAATTCAGTTTAGTCAATCAATTTCTGGTTCCGGTTGATCAGAATTCAGAACAATGCTTCATGACAACAAATCTTCTAAAAATCTCACTGATCAGGTTTAACTTTTCAGGTTAAGCCTACAAAagatttttctgtttatttgaTCGAGCTTGCGGTATAATCGATCCTTCCTATACTTCATGACAAGAGCTGCAGGATTTGCATTTTCCACTATACAGCTTTTCACAATCTTCCTAACCAGGTCTAACTTTTTATATGAAGTCCCCAAAGCAAAAACAATGTCTCCCTGTCATTTCCAAGAAAATCTATAATCATTTCATCTGGAAGTGGAAAGATAATGAAACCAAATGTGCAATATAGTTACATGAAGAAAAAGATGACTTCGCGAAAGGGTTGTCAAGTCCTGCATTCCAAGTATATAATATTTTCAGCAGAAAGAATTGAACATGCAAGTACTAAATAGAATGCGAAGCAATATATAGGTCGCATCGTaattatcatatttgaaaaaaaaaaaaaatttagttcaCCTCTAAAGAGCACTGCAGATGTCTTCGTTGTCTTGCAAATTGCTCCTGCGCATCATATTAGATATtagaaaagcaaaagtcatatCCCCAGCATAAATTACAAATTGCCTGCATATTAGAAGAGTTGTAGCTCCTTAACAGATATCCCAAATTAAGAATCATATCCTTCTGGTTATTAGAAGCATATCAAACTTTGAAATCAGTAAATTCAAGGCACATTGAGTGCATACACAGGCATATAGCCGACTAACCCTGTCGGTGCAGGGTTGTTTCTCACCTTTGGTACCAGAATCGTTGGCGTTGAAATCGGGTATTGTTTTTGCTTTGAATCAAGTATTATACcagtggaaattgaagtggatAACAAGGATGTACCaagagttgttttttttttttttttggatagcaAGAGTTGTTAATTGTGCAAAATGTTGCTGGGCTGAGGAAGGACTGCTGGTAGAGGAAATCAAATTGCTCATACACGCTTGtggtacccaaaaaaaaaaaaaaaaaatcagtttccaACCTAGAGAATGCAGGGCCTGCAGACTGGCTAATGAAGGTCATTAACGATGACCTAAACAATTGTAACCTTAATTATTATTGAATGAAGAGGTTATATTTGAATCTATATGAAAAGTTGTTATTATAACAAATGACTAGTGCAATAATTTGCTTTTAACTAAACCGGTCACCTACTGAAAGTAGGATTTTGatgaaagaagaagatgaggaagaagatgaggaaggAGAGAGtgtaacagagagagagagaattgagaaTAGTGATGTAATTGCTTGATTAAACTTGAAGTGTTACACTGTAACAATGCTTGACTTTATATAGCAAAACCTGTAACTAATCATGACTAATTGGTTactaattaaccctaattaGTTAAGCTCAGCTAATTAGTTAGGCTTGGCTGACTCGGTTTCTTGCTGAACAATTTCAGCCTTAAACGTGGACTTTGGAGAAGCCTTGACttgattgttgactttgacttcaAGACTGGTTTGATCATTCCT
Coding sequences:
- the LOC112174654 gene encoding probable 1-acyl-sn-glycerol-3-phosphate acyltransferase 5, with translation MDVQRPSNNAMSARPLTPLRAIRGVVCLIVLVLTAFMMLVYFGFMGAVIVRIFSIPYSRRVTAVFYGAWIALWPVLFEKINGTKVIFSGETVPTGERILLISNHRTEVDWMYLWDLALRKGQQGYIKYILKSSLMKLPVFGWTFHIMEYISVERKWEVDEPNMRRMLSTLNDPQDSLWLALFPEGTDFTEQKCIRNQKYAAEHGLPVLKHVLLPKTKGFYACLEELRGSLDAVYDVTIGYRPSSPTFFDNAAGVNPTEVHMHVRRIPLDNIPSSEDEVTTWLMNTFHFKDQLLSDFHSQGHFPHEGTEGELSTLKCLINFMAVIIATGTCTYLTLFSSIWFKIYVSSVCAYLISATYFNIRPLPIVSLLKGLFNCKSS